The following DNA comes from Cucumis sativus cultivar 9930 chromosome 7, Cucumber_9930_V3, whole genome shotgun sequence.
aagagaAATAGAGAGATCTTTCAAGCTTAGTTGAAGGTTGTATACGGTAGCTAGGATCAACACGTTCTGAAGATCCGCACCTTAGACACAACAAGTTTTagtatctttcttctttctagcTAGTTTCTTAAAGTTGGAGGGCCAACTTAAGAAAAGGCTTACAAAATCTCTGTTAACTTCCTCTTTAAACTTATCCCCATCTTCTTACTATATGttgtttttctcttaatttcttCTAATCAACTCCAAGACTTGGGATATATGCTAGCATTTCTCTTTCCTGGAGTCGCACTGTCTCTTTTTGGGTTTGCAAGAGCAAATCTGGGAGGGGGCTGTGTGATAGGTCCTTTTTCTCAAAAGGTTACACATAACACCTTCCTCGAACATGTACTCATTAGAGACAAGTTGGAATCAAGAGAGAATGGATGACTCAAAAAACCATTATGAAAATTCAGGGAAGTAGATGATGAGAAGCACTGCCATACCGAATCAGAAACAAACAATAGTGCTTTcatgaagaagagaagaagaacccaaaacaaaaagttataGATTTGGAACATTAGATGCAACTAAGAGCCGTTTTGATTGAcataattagaagaaaaagtgttcttcaaccttattttgataaaaaattatttaacattaACTTTAAAAGCTATTTTGGGTAGTTATCAAacactcatttttttctctccaaacTACAGGAAGCCTAACAAGACACAACATGGTACCAAAATCTCCATATTCACACAATAACTGTACTAAGAACAGCAATAAACtttgcatatatataaagaaggCCATTTAATTACCATTTTTCAAGTCCAAACCCAAAATGGATCTTTTCAAGTATatctccctttctcttctacTCTCTCCATTGAGCTTTATCATGCTTTCCATGCTTCCCTTCTCTTCTGCCCAAGACTCAATCCAAAACTTCGTGGATGCCCACAACACTGCTCGTGCTGAAGTCGGTGTCGGGCCTGTCCACTGGAACGAGACAGTGGCAGACTATGCTCGTCGATATGCCAACAAGCGCATCAAGGACTGTAACCTAGTCCATTCCAAAGGACCTTATGGAGAAAATATTGCATGGGGCAGCAGAAACTTGGCAGGTACGGTCGCAGTACGGATGTGGGTGAATGAGAAGCAATTCTATAACTACGAGACTAATTCATGTGTTATTGGGAAGATGTGCGGCCATTACACTCAAGTGGTGTGGAGAAATTCTGTGAGAATTGGATGTGCGAAAGTGAGATGTAGAAGTGGGGGTACGTTCATCACTTGCAACTATGATCCTCGAGGGAATATTAGAGGACAGAGGCCATATGGTGAAGTGAAGCATCAACTAAGACAACAAAAAGTTAGATAAAGAGTGAAAGATCAAGATCAAGATCAAGATCAAGATCAAGATCAAGATCAAGATCAATCATCCCATGTCAATGaactaataaataaactaaataataagaTCATGACCTTAATTATCCAAGTTTATACTGTGCATGCATGCTACACATGTACTGTTATTAatctatataaaattgagttaTGTAGACTGAAACTGTTTtatcttttggttttgttaaCTTACTGTGTTCTATTTTAATTCTCTTACTTTCAAAGGTTGGTTGAATTTTACTTCCCTtgaatttgtataaatattaaatttagtccTTCTTGATTTTTCGGAAAACACAttgttggttttgaaaagagattcgcatattatatttttttttatgaatatatatatatatatatatatatatatattatatatattatataaatcaaCTCAATTGATGTACATACCTAATGCAAGATATAGATCATTTAATACACATTATGCAACCCGATACacaattttatatacataaatgttgaaaatgatataatattaaaagtttttcatttaatgaaaattaagtaAACATGTCTAATTAAttggataaataaaagaatgggactatttctatattttcaataattttacgAAAgggatattttaaaaacagtaaaataaattaaaatcatattagtgtttattatttatagaatttaattttttttgttataatttataaatattatatcaaatttactatttccCACAAATTCAGTTatggaattttcaaaaaattgttacctacttttttttatatttaaaattggaatctACACCACACTAAATCAAGGATGTTTTCGACAATTTCTTAATTCATATggatcaaattgaaaatttgagctATTTCAAAaggacaaaaagaaaaagaaaatcggAGGATGTGATCGTAAAAATAAAGAGTTTGAGGACGATTGttgcaattttgaaaaagcaaGAAATAATCCAATGTTTTGGCCTTTGGGTTTGGAGAGGCGCTGAGAGCAGGACGCGGACAAATTAACAAAgcctttcttctcttcatcttcacgCTCAACAATACAGCTCTTCATCTCACTATGAAAATTATGCTGATTTCAATGCTTCTGAACATTTAGGGCTCAAACACAAAATCCAAGGAATGAGTTAGAAAGCAGTTCTAATACAAGAAACCTTCTTctggggtttagggtttttgtGGCCTGATGGCAACTTCAGGCCAGTCGCTCCGCTCCTCCTCCGCTGCCACTAGCGGAGGCAACTTTGACTCCCTCAATCGTATTCTTTCTGACTTATGCACTCGTGGTCATCCCAAGGtctgttctttcttctttgttcgtTCTTTTGTTTTCGGACTCCACGAAACCTTACAGGGCAGCTGAAAATgcccatttttttaaaagtgatttggttttgtttttcgCAAGTTGGGTTTGTTGCTATCGAGCcagttttgtgttttttggttttgccGAATTTGGTGGAGGAAGTTTTGATCAATTTGAGCTTGAGGTAGATAGAGGAGATCAGTGGAAAAATGTACATAACGTTTTATTGATGTTTGAGTA
Coding sequences within:
- the LOC101212774 gene encoding pathogenesis-related protein 1, which codes for MDLFKYISLSLLLSPLSFIMLSMLPFSSAQDSIQNFVDAHNTARAEVGVGPVHWNETVADYARRYANKRIKDCNLVHSKGPYGENIAWGSRNLAGTVAVRMWVNEKQFYNYETNSCVIGKMCGHYTQVVWRNSVRIGCAKVRCRSGGTFITCNYDPRGNIRGQRPYGEVKHQLRQQKVR